From Etheostoma cragini isolate CJK2018 chromosome 10, CSU_Ecrag_1.0, whole genome shotgun sequence, the proteins below share one genomic window:
- the hbegfa gene encoding heparin-binding EGF-like growth factor a isoform X1, whose translation MNIFFPRKVTGRFDIMRIFSAVLLLVHALVVSRPASGAAVGRYESDRQRHTTVINLDTTKDRRVEEESRSVSATTTDNGQEGEEYGDYYYEEEYEDGMSGDYVERPRIAMVSKPKDPSAILETESTDGKQRRVNGRKRGKGKGKKRNPCLKKYKDFCIHGTCQYLRDLRAPSCVCHPSYSGERCQFFTLPLEKPQEGYNRTTALAVVAVVLSSICLTIIALLLLLRFHKRGAYDVENEEKVKLGLASNH comes from the exons atgaacatttttttcccccgaAAAGTCACTGGACGTTTTGACATCATGAGGATTTTCAGTGCTGTGCTCTTACTCGTTCACGCCTTGG TGGTGTCCAGACCGGCCAGTGGTGCTGCAGTTGGCCGTTACGAGAGCGACAGGCAGCGGCACACAACTGTTATCAACTTGGACACGACCAAAGACaggagggtggaggaggagagcagaAGCGTGAGTGCTACAACAACGGATAATGGGCAGGAAGGCGAGGAATACGGAGATTACTATTATGAAGAGGAGTATGAAGATGGCATGTCAGGAGACTATGTGGAACGGCCACGAA TTGCCATGGTAAGCAAACCCAAAGACCCGTCTGCCATCCTGGAGACTGAAAGCACTGACGGAAAGCAAAGGAGGGTAAatggaagaaagagagggaaaggcaaaggaaagaagagaaatcCTTGCCTTAAGAAGTATAAAGATTTCTGCATTCACGGCACCTGCCAGTACCTGAGGGACCTCCGTGCCCCCTCCTGTGT GTGCCACCCGAGTTACTCTGGGGAGAGGTGTCAGTTTTTCACGTTGCCCTTGGAGAAGCCTCAGGAGGGCTACAACCGCACCACAGCTCTGGCGGTGGTGGCGGTGGTGCTGTCGTCCATCTGCCTCACCATCATAGCCCTTTTATTGTTGCTTAG GTTTCACAAGAGGGGAGCGTATGATGT
- the hbegfa gene encoding heparin-binding EGF-like growth factor a isoform X2 has protein sequence MNIFFPRKVTGRFDIMRIFSAVLLLVHALVVSRPASGAAVGRYESDRQRHTTVINLDTTKDRRVEEESRSVSATTTDNGQEGEEYGDYYYEEEYEDGMSGDYVERPRIAMVSKPKDPSAILETESTDGKQRRVNGRKRGKGKGKKRNPCLKKYKDFCIHGTCQYLRDLRAPSCVCHPSYSGERCQFFTLPLEKPQEGYNRTTALAVVAVVLSSICLTIIALLLLLRQRCGNSTSK, from the exons atgaacatttttttcccccgaAAAGTCACTGGACGTTTTGACATCATGAGGATTTTCAGTGCTGTGCTCTTACTCGTTCACGCCTTGG TGGTGTCCAGACCGGCCAGTGGTGCTGCAGTTGGCCGTTACGAGAGCGACAGGCAGCGGCACACAACTGTTATCAACTTGGACACGACCAAAGACaggagggtggaggaggagagcagaAGCGTGAGTGCTACAACAACGGATAATGGGCAGGAAGGCGAGGAATACGGAGATTACTATTATGAAGAGGAGTATGAAGATGGCATGTCAGGAGACTATGTGGAACGGCCACGAA TTGCCATGGTAAGCAAACCCAAAGACCCGTCTGCCATCCTGGAGACTGAAAGCACTGACGGAAAGCAAAGGAGGGTAAatggaagaaagagagggaaaggcaaaggaaagaagagaaatcCTTGCCTTAAGAAGTATAAAGATTTCTGCATTCACGGCACCTGCCAGTACCTGAGGGACCTCCGTGCCCCCTCCTGTGT GTGCCACCCGAGTTACTCTGGGGAGAGGTGTCAGTTTTTCACGTTGCCCTTGGAGAAGCCTCAGGAGGGCTACAACCGCACCACAGCTCTGGCGGTGGTGGCGGTGGTGCTGTCGTCCATCTGCCTCACCATCATAGCCCTTTTATTGTTGCTTAG